GTTTGACTATTAGTTAGGGTTTGTCGCGCTTGATTAAGTTGAGATAATCTTTCTTCTTTCTGGAATTGATAGGCATTTTTTAGGGTATTAATATTCTGTTGCGCTTGATCAATTTGTGCTTGTTTCTCTAATTGTTGAGATTGATTTTGTTGTTGTTGGGTTGCTAAGGAGACAATTAACTGATTTTTAGAGGATTTTAACTGAGAAAGTCGGTTTAATTGTCCTTCTAATTTATCTTGAACTTGACGTAATTCTGATTTGACTAATGCCGATTCTAATAATAATAGAGTTTGTCCGGCTTTGACTGTTTCACCTTCTTTAACTTGAATTTCTGCAACTGTTCCCCCTACAGCGGCATCTAATTTCACGGTTTTATCTTTAGGTTCAATACGTCCTCTTCCTGTACCAGTTTCATCTACTTTAGATAGTAAAGACCAAGGTAAAACTATGGAGACAATGAAGACTAAAAGATATAATAGTCCCCGCGTCCAAACCTGGGGTAAACTATCAAGTGATTCTTTAGTAATTTCCGACCAATCTTCATTGGTAATTTCTGGTAATTCTGGTGATAAGATATCATCAGATTTTGTGATATTCCCATTTAATGTACTTGTCATAATGCACCTTTTTCTTAGTATGAATTTATGGTAGGTTGGGTTGAGGAACGAAACCCAACTATAATCATTATTAAATCATTGTTGGGTTTCGCTATGGCTCAACCCAACCTACGTTATTGTTTGTAATTGCTGTTGATTTAGATTCTCATGAATTTGTCATAATGCACCTTTTTCTTAGTATGAATTTATGGTAGGTTGGGTTGAGGAACGAAACCCAACTATAATCATTATTAAATTATTGTTGGGTTTCGCTATGGCTCAACCCAACCTACGTTATTGTTTGCAATTGCTGTTGATTTAGATAGAAATAATGTCCTTTTTTAGCCATTAATTCCTCATGAGTACCACTTTCAATTAACACACCTCTATCTAGTACCAAAATTAAATCAGCATTTCGCACAGTGGAAAGACGATGAGCAATTACTAAAGTAGTTTTTCCTTTGAGAATTGTGTTAAAATTCTGTTGAATTATCCTTTCTGATTCGGTATCTAGGTGAGAAGTTGCCTCATCTAAAACCAATAATTTCGGATTACCTAATAATGCTCTAGCAATGGCTATTCTCTGTCTTTGTCCACCAGATAATAAACCTCCACCTTCACCAATTTGGCTTTCATAACCCATGGGTAATTTTTTGATAAATTCATCAGCACCAGCCATTTTTGCTGCGGCAATTACTTCTGATAAAGGTATTCCTGGATGTCCTAAACTGATATTTTCTCGAATTGTTCCACCAAATAAAAATGTGTCTTGGTCAACTACACCAATTTGTTGTCGAAAAGAACGCAAGGAAAGACTAGTAATATCTTGTCCATCAATTAAAACTTTACCATCTGTGGGGGGATACAAGCCGAAAACTAATTTAGAAATGGTGGTTTTTCCTGAGCCACTGCGTCCCACTAAAGCTACCATTTGTCCGGGTTTGATTTCAAAACTGAGGTTTTCTAATATATTAATATCGCTTTCTGGATGATAGCGAAATGTGACGTTTTCAAAGCGAATATGCCCCTGAATTGCTGGTAAATTCTGCCGTGATTGATTTTGTAAATCCTCTTCTGGTTCTGTGTCTAAAACATCGTTAATTCTTTCGACTGCAATCACAACTTCTTGCAATTGATTCCATAAGACAATTAACCGTTGGAAGGGGCGAATAATATTACCCAGCAGCATATTAAATGCTACTAGTTGTCCCACAGTTAACTGATTATGAATTACCAAATATGCCCCAAACCATAATAAAGCTGTGGTAGCTACTGCTTCAATTGTGTTACTGAAAATTTGTAAATTATTGCCGATAACTTGCCCGGAAAAGTTGGTTTTTATCTCTTTATTTAATAACTCTTCCCAATGCCATCTTACTGTTTGTTCTACTGCTGTAGCTTTGACAGTTCTCACACCAGTTAAAGCTTCTATTAAATAACTACTTTCCTTGGCAACTGCATTGAATATTTCTCTGGAAATCCTTTGTAAAAAGGGTGTGGCAATTAAGGCTAATAAGGCAAAGGGTGGGACAATTATTAAAGCTAATAATGCCATTTTCCAACTGTACCAAAACATCAAGCCTACATAGATAAAGACAGTGAATAAATCTAGGAGAATTGATAATGCTTCACCCGATAAAAAGCGTTGAATTTTGCGGTTTTCCTGCACGCGAGAAATAATATCCCCCACATAACGAGTCTCGAAAAAACTCAGGGGTAAACGCAATGTATGACGAATAAAACCGACAATTAATGCTAAATCTATCCGATTAGCTATATGATCTAAAAGATATTGCCTTAAACCAGTCATAGCCACCCGAAAAAGGCTAAAAATCAACAATCCTATTCCTACTGCTGTCAGGGTCAGTTCTGACCGTTGTACCACTACCCGATCTAAAATTAATTGGGTAAATAAGGGGGTAATTAAGCCAAATATCTGGATGAATATGGAAGCGATAAATACTTCCAACATGACTACAGAATGGGGTTTTATTAACTCAAAAAATTGCCAAAAAGGTGTAGATGTCTCTTTCGTTTCTTTGAGCATTGCTGTCGGTTGTAACAACAATGTATAACCAGTCCAGTCGTTGTTAAATTCCTCATGAGTGAGGGTGCGTTGACCAATAGCAGGGTCCGCCACAATTACATATTTAGCGGTAATTTCGTAGACCACTATGTAATGTTTGCCTTCCCAGTGAACAATAGCAGGTAATTTTTGCTTTCCTAACTGCTTTAAACTAGCTTTGACAGGTCTAGTGGCAAAACCTAGACTTTCTGCTGCTGTTAATAACCCCCGCAAGGATGCACCATTGCGGTCTACATTGGCAATATCACGCAAGCGATTTACACTAAAACGTTTCCCCCAATACCGGGACACCATGACTAGACAAGCTGCCCCGCAGTCAGAACCACTTTGTTGAGCAAAGAATGGATAGCGCCCCATTACCTTTTGCCATAAATGCCCCACCCGTTGTCTGGGACTGGGAAAATAGGCTTTACTAATTTTTGATTCTGAGGTCAAATAGGGGGTTGAATCTGAATTGTCGTTCTCTGGAGAGCTTGGTTTTATGGGTGTATAATCTGTGTTTCTCAGGAGTGAGTATGCTTTCTCCCATAAATGTTCTCGAATTTGGGGATACTTGGCTATTAATGGCAATAGTAACTTTTCTGGCAAGAAGCATAACTGTAAATTTGCTGAAGCTCTGGCTGCATAAGGCTCAAATTTAGATTGGGGAAACAAAGTAAATTCACTGAAAGATTCTCCAGATTCTAGAGTAGTAATTAATTCCTCGTTATCATCTAATAGTCTGACTTTGCCCGTAATGATAATGTAAATGCCCGGTTCAACATTCTTTCCTGTCCAGAATTTGCCGACTTTAGGGTTGATAGATTGAAGTTCGGGAAGATAGTGATAAAATTCTTCTGCGGTTAGTGAATACCCCAATGTATTGTTGATTTGTTGCAGAGATACTAATTGAGCGGATATATTGTGCGCCATAAATGTCTGAATCCTTTACTGCTTTGTGAAAATTAATAGGTATAATTTCCGAGGAATCGGTGGTATTTGCTTTTTTGAGGTCAGCAATTGATATTTTGGGTTCTGTAGCTGATTTTGGGCTATTTTGTCCATCATGACTGGGTTTCGGTCGAGTGGATAAGCCCATTTGTTTGAGAAGTCGCTTAAAGTGGCGATCGCTCACTTCAAAGCCAAATTCTTCGCATAGATGTTTCTGTAACCAATTTAATGTCCAGTGTTGAGAACCATGACCATAATTACGAGGATTACTGCATAATAATTCTTTTAATCGTTGTAAATATTCATTACTAACTAATTTAGGGCGACCAATCGGACAATCTTGCCATTGATGCGCTATTCCCTGACGAGCTATGTGTATCCAATGTCTAGCGGTTGCGGGACAACACCCCAAAATTTCACAAATTTCTGCTTGAGTTATCCCTTGGTCCGCTAACAACCTTAACGGGTGACAAGGCGGCTAAAGAGCTTGTTTCATAAGGGATAGAGCCTGAAAGCCCCGTTGAAAAAAGAGGCGTTTATGAGGCTTGAGATTGATTAAATTCAGAGCTAAATCAGCCCATAATTCCATACCATAAATCCATAGTTGTCCGTAGAGAGCAAAGCTAAAATCACTTTGACGTGGGTACTTGTCCTGATGTTGTTGAATACGTCCGGCATAAGTCTCTATACCTAATTTTTTCATCCGTTGACCGTGCATAGTGGCTAAACTATAAGCAATGACAATCAATAATACTAAAGCTAAAAAGCGAGTTTCATTTACTTTAGTATCCTCTAAATTATAACCACCAGTTTTACAATCCTTAAAGAATTGCTCAATTCCCCATCGACATCTATAGAGGCATAAAGTTTGTTGGAGAGTTGGTAGATTCGTCAAGATATACCAAGGTTCTTTTGGTCCAGAGTTCCGATATTTTCTCTTCCAATAAACAGCGATATTAAATAAGCCTAATTCATCCCCTTTACCACATTTAACTTTTTCATAAAATCTCGACATTCCTGGCTTAAATCCTTGATTTTTAAGAACTTGATATTCTTGTTCAGGTTTTTCTTGAAAATAAAGGTTTTTCTTCTGGCGTAAAGCGAAGTAAACTCCTTGCTCATCAAGCCATTTAGCCAGTTTTGGACTATGAAATTCTCTGTCTGCTAACACCACAATTCGACATTTTTTTAACAACTTTATTGCTGTCTTTATTAATCTTTTCTGTGTTTGTAAATTACTATTTCCGACATGATTTAATGTTTCCCAATATAGTGGTAGGGCATGAGTACCCCATACCAATGTCACCATAAATATATTTCGCCCCTTCCACTGTGTTCTATCCAGTGCTACCATCCAATAACCATATTTTTGATACTGTTTTTTATGAAAATAACGGCGCTGTTCTCGATTCAGTTGTTTTGGTGTTAACGATTGTCTAATCCAATATTTTATCAATGGAAACCATAATAATTTTACGCAGAGTTTACCTATTCCTAAAAATCTTTGTAGATTACGTTTCCTGCTTTCATATTTAATTGGTTGGGGAAACAAGCTGGCCAATTTTGACAGTTTTACTTGGCGATGAGCCTGTATTAATAACAACAATATCTCTAGTGTCAAATACTGCTGTTCACTCAAATGCTTTCGGAAAATTGTTTGATATGATTGTGGTAACATTTTTTGCTTCGGGGGCTTCTTTGTCCCTATTTTTTTACTCCCTTATTTTCTCAAATTATTGCCACATCTCATCTTCAACCGCCTTGTCACCCGTTAAGTCCCTTGGTCCGCTAACAACATAATTTGAATCCGTTGCCGCTGGCATTGAGAGCAATTCTCTTGTAATGATTTTAACAGCATTTGTCGCTGAAAATCTGTTAACAAGTTACTTGAAGAATTGCTCCCCGCTCTATTACTACTTGTCCATTGATATGTATACATAAATGGTTCAATATCGTAAAAATCAAACTCCGCAAGCATCCTAGTTCCCTCTTAATGAGAACTTGGTCTTATGTCTTAGTGTAACTGATACATTATAATACTAATGCTATCTTAATAGAACCCACCTTCCGCTTGTTGCTGACAATGGATTTTAATACCATTTTTGGTAATTCATAGCGGCTCTTGTGTCTTTTTTCTACTGAGAATCTCATGTATTAATAAGCTAAGGATTTTACTAGGGTATTGACATCTGGAAATTTTATGCTATTGTCAAGATATACAATCTGGAAGTTTTCATATCTAAAAATTAGCGTTGCGGAAGGAAAGAATTTTTTGCACGCAGAGACGCAGAGGCGCAAAGAGTATAAAGTTTTATTTTCTGAATTTTATTGACTATGTTTTGTGATATAGTAATCACGACTTGACAAGTAATACCAGTTAACGTCAGTAACCCAGCCTTAAAGGGACTGGGCTTGCAAGAGTAATCAAGCAAGCCGTACTGACCAGACCACCCTGAGTTTACTCTCATGGTAGCCGTTATTTGAGTCACGACACCCTGGAATGCGAAGCCAGTTCCCTGCTCTGTCGCTTGTGATTAAACAGTTCTAAGGTCACTGGAACAGTGTTGCAAGCTTAACAAGCTCTTATAACAGGTCGAGGCTAACATTACCCCAGAAATGGGAGTTGGTTTCCAGATTCCAATCAAAAATCTGGTTTCAATTTTAATATCCACAGCGGTTAAAACCGCTCGTGTCGTTTCCCTCTCAGGGAGCCAAGCCACGCTCGTTTCCCACTTACCGGGTATTCTTATGAATAATCGTCAGTTGCTAGAAGTTAGCGAGTATGTATGTTTGTTTGGGATTATCAGTATTGGAATAGTAGCGACAGTGACGCAACAGGTGGTTTATGCGGTTATTCCCCTGAGTTTAAGTGTAGCTTTAAATTTAGTTAATCGTCCTAAGTTTAATTATTCCCAATCACAAATTGAGCAATTACAAACAAGTTTGCAAAATATCCCTGAAGAATTTTACCAAGTTGAAAAAACCATGAATACCTCTAATCAACGTTTAGAACAAATCGAAGATTGGAGACAACAACTCAGCCAAATTATTGACCAAACTATTGAAAGTGCTATTAATGAACGTTTGGGAAAACTTGAAGTTTACAAACAGGAAATTAGTCAAGTTATTGACCAGGAAGTTCAAATATCAATGCAAATTGTCAATAATCGGTTACAGCAATTAGATATTTCTCTAGAAAGTTTAAATTCTACTGTTGATAAAGATGAATATTTGAGAAATATTGCAGAATTGAAAACTGAATTATCACAAATTAATCAACAGCTACAAGTCTTTAATTCTCGATTTGCAGAAATTGAAACTTCTATCAAAAATGGCAATGAAAGCAATCAACAGCAATTAGCAGAATTACGTGACAGTCAAGAAAATCAAAGTCAGGAATTTACTCAGATTCATCAACAAATCGAAGTTGTTAATTCTCGATTTGCAGAAATTGATAATTCAACCCAGAAATTGCATCAGACAATTTTAGAACAAAACCAATCAATAGGTGAGATTAAAGAAACTCAAAAAAGTGAAATTTCCAAAAATAATGACATCCTTGATTCTATTAACCAACGGTTGACAGATGGATTAACAGAATTAGATAGTTTATTCACAGCTTTGGTACAACCGTTACAGGTTGAAAATAAATCAAATTCGCAAACAAATTCAATACCGGAAACAGCAAGTCAAGAAAGAGAAGGAATTCCCACAATTAATAAATTAGATTCTATTAGCAATTCTATTAACAAATCGTTGAAAACATTAGATGTATTGACGGAATTAAATACTTGGTTTAACCCGTCACAGTTAGCAAATGAATCAAGTATAAAAGAATCAGATAATTATCAAGAAACACTAGAAGTAATTCCTACCACATCTTCATCAAATGACAATACCGAAAAATTAGTATTTATTGGTACTCTTAAAGGACATAAAAATAAAGTTCTCTCTGTCGCTTTTAGTCCAGATGGGAGATTTTTAGCAAGTGGTAGTGATGATACAATAATTAAATTGTGGGATTTAGCAACTCAGCAACATCGCACCTTTGAAGGACATGGGGAATATTCTTGGTCTAGAGGGATTAATTCTCTAGCTTTTAGTCCAGATGGTAAATTTTTAGTAAGTGGCAGTGATGATACAATAATTAAATTATGGGATGTAAATCTAGGAATAGAAGTTTTCACTTTTACAGGACATGAAGAAAGAGTTAATGCTGTCTCATTTAGTCCCTTGGGAAAAATTTTAGCAAGTGGGAGTAAGGACAAAACAGTTAAAATGTGGTCATTAAAAACAGGAAAAGAAATTTACTCTTTCAAAAGTCATACCGATGATGTTTTATCTGTAACTTTTAGTCCCGACGGTAAACTATTAGCTAGTAGTGCAGGTGGTAATGATAAAAGTATCAAGATTTTACAATTAGCTGAAAATAAAGTGAAAACATTAACAGGACATTCTGATTGGTTTGGAGGGATTACTTCTCTAGCATTTAGTCCCGACGGAAAAACTTTAATTAGTGGTAGTCAAGACAAAACTATTAAACTTTGGAATCTAGAAACTAGTCAAGAAGTTAAAACTTTATCAGGACATTCTGATCATATTTGTTCCGTTGCATATAGTCCCAATGGACAAAATTTTGCGAGCGCTAGTAAAGATAAAACAGTGAAATTATGGTCAGTCGCTAGTGGAGAAGAAATTTCTAGTGTCAAATGTACTGATTCTGTAATTTACTCAATTGCTTTCAGTCCAGATGGTAAAATATTAGCTGCTGGAAGTGGAGATACAACCATTACTCTGTTTCCCATAGCATAAATTTGATTCTACAGGTAGGGTAAAGCCTGAGCTAAACCCTTACACCTCTAGGTTTTGAGCGTTGCTAATAGCCATATTGAAGTAGAAAAAAGGAAAATTAAAAATCTTCACCTTTGCGCCTTTGCGCCTTTGCGTGAGACTAATTCATACATTCATTCACCAACGCCATAATCAATAAAACCGGGGAAATCTGCAATAGTAAGGATTATTTAAATGCTGCTATATTTAAGAATTGAAAATTTTGCCTTAATTGATCATCTGGAATTGGATTTTGGTGTAGGTTTAAATGTATTAACAGGGGAAACCGGCGCAGGAAAATCAATCATATTAGATGCCATTGATGCCGTTTTGGGTGGTAAAGTCTCTAGTCGGGTGATTAGAACTGGCACAAATCGCGCTATCGTGGAGGCGACTTTTAGCGTTACTCCGCCCCTAGCAGCTTGGTTGAGTGAACAAGAAATTGATTTAACCGATGATCATGCTGTGATTATTAGTCGGGAAATTGCCACCACTACTAGTAATATCCGCAGTAGATCAAGAGTAAATGGAGTGCTGGTAAATCGCCCCTTAATGGCAGGATTACGAGACAGTTTAGTAGAAATTACAGCACAAGGACAAACGGTACAGGTGGGACAATCTGCCCAAGTTCGAGATTGGTTAGATTTATATGGTGGTGATGCTTTATTGCACAAACGCCAAAATGTTGCCGCTGCTTTTATTCTATATCAACAAGCCCGGCAAGCACTGGAAAAACGCCGGACATCAGAACGGGAACGGCTGCAACAATTGGATTTACTCACCTATCAAGTGCAAGAATTGGGTGCGGCTAATCTTGATGATGCCCAGGAAATGGAACAATTAAATCAAGAACGGGACCGCCTCAATCATGTTGTGGATTTACAACAAATGAGTTACAAAGTTTATCAGGCTTTGTATCAAGATGATCAGGAAACTCGCACTGCTGCTGATTTATTAGCCGATGGAGAGATGACATTAACTCACATGGTGGAGTATGATCCTCAATTACAATCTCTCTTGGAATTGGTGCGAGATGCAGTGGCAGCGGTAATGGAAGTGGGGAGACAAATTAGTATTTATGGAGAAGGGTTAGAAGCAGATCCGCAACGGTTGGAAGAGGTGGATGAACGGATACGGGAATTAAAACAAATTTGTCGCAAATATGGACCTACTTTAACGGAAGCGATCGCTTATTATGAACGTATTCAAACTGAATTAGCTGAATTAAATAATAGCGAACAATCTATCGAAACTTTAGAACAACAAGAACAATTATCTTTACAAGCACTCCAGCAAGTTAGCCACCAATTAACCCAATTACGTCGTCAAACTGCGGCTAATTTAGAATCTCGGTTATTAGCTGAACTCAAGCCGTTAGCAATGGATAAGGTGAAATTTCAAGTAGAAATCGTCCCCATTTCTCCCGCAGCTACAGGTGCAGATAAAATTACCTTTATGTTTAGTCCTAACCCCGGTGAACCTATCCAACCATTAACAGAAATTGCTTCTGGTGGAGAAATGAGCCGTTTCTTACTAGCTTTAAAAGCTTGTTTTAATCAAGGAAATGAAGTAGGAACAATGATATTTGATGAAATTGATGTGGGGGTTTCTGGTAGGGTTGCCCAAGCCATAGCAGAGAAATTGCACCAACTTAGTCAAGGACATCAAGTATTATGTGTAACTCATCAGCCTCTAGTTGCAGCAATGGCAGATCGTCATTTTCGCGTTGATAAATTAGTGATTAATAAAGCTAGAAATAGTAATGATGAACAGCGGACTGTGGTGAGAGTGACAAGTTTGGATAATTTAACTACCCGACGGGAAGAATTAGCACAGTTAGCCGGTGGTAAATCAGCAAATGAAGCAATTTCTTTTGCTGAATCTTTATTATTACAAGCTGCTAATCATCGGGAAAAGGGAAAATAGATGGTGAAATTGTCAGAAGTGGCTAACGCCACGCTTCGCTATCAGGATGTCCAGGATGTTTTATGAGATAATAGGAATAAAGACACTGTGAACACACAATAAATTATATTTTCCAAGAATATTACTATGTATCAAACTGATCCGCCCCGTTCTCCCCAAGAAGTGTTACCAACAACTAACCACAGAGGACACAGAGGACACAGAGAAAAAATATCAGTTATCTTTGTGTGGGAAGGGAGTATTTTTCTCGTTCATCTAATTAATTATGTCAGAATTGGGGCAGCTTTCATCAGCAAATAAAATCCTGTAAATCCTTTAATCTTGGATATCCTGATTCTGACAATTTAATTTTATAACCCACATTCCGCACCCTGGGGTGTCACATAGTATTATCACTTGATTTTCTCTTGATTTCTGGATATAAATTATGCCTTGTCGGCATCATGTATCCGTTAATTCATTGAGATTCTGTATATAATACATCCTCATTTCATCATAAAAAACAGTAAAAACCGATTGTGACAGTTGAGGGTGCGGAAGATAGGTTATAATCCTAATTATCAATTGTTAATTACTTTTCCCAAAAGCGAAAATTGAAAGTTGCAGAGTCCCGACGGAAGCGCCGAGTAGGTTTTCTTTTGCGTCTCTTTGCATTTCTTTCACTCGGCTGTTCTGGATTTATTTCTTCCACAATCTCCTCTGATAATTGTGTTTGTAACGCCTCCTCACTTCTCCACCAACCAATAATCCAACCACCACCAACTCCAGCGATCGCACCGAATATAATACTCATAGGGGCTGAATAACCGAGGAAAAGGCAGCCCATCATAAAAAACAACCAATATTTTAATCCAGCATCAATGCCATCATTAGAGGCGACAGTAGCAGGTTCAGGATTATTATCATTGGCAAATGTGAACCACCCCAAGGTGACACCACCCATAATGGCTATAAATAGACTGAGAGGAACTGAAGCATTAGCAATTCTGGAGATAATAAATAAAAATAATCCAAATAACAATTGAGAAAGAAAGTTAGGAGAAGAAGAGAAAATATTGCCTAGTAGATTATTTTTTGGTGCCATAATGCTAGAAATCAGGAGAAAGAATAATTATATCTCGGTTATCTCGTTCCCAGTCTCTGACTGGGAATGCTATCACAGAGGCTCTGCCTCTACTATTTGAATGAGAATCCTATCATAGACATCTTGCCTTTACTATTATTGAAGGCAGAGCCTTTAGAGTTCATTCCCATACAGAGTATGGGAACGAGGAAAGCGCAATGCTAAACCCTAAGTTAACTAGACAAAAATTAAATCAGTTTTGATAATTGCGTGTCTAGCGGTTGAGTTGTATCCACAACTGTTATATAAGGTTGTTCGAGATTTGTAAATGGTTCAGACTGCTTGATTTGCGATGCTAATAAATCAGCGGTTGCGTCAGCAATATCACCAGTACGGTTCAGGAGTCGTTCTTTGATAACTTCTAGGGGTGCGGTACAGTTGATAATATGCACAGGTAATTGATGCTGTGTAGCTTGGGAAATAACTGTCTCCCGTAAATCCTGGCGATCATATTTGGCATCTAAAATCACAGACCAACCTTGATTAGCCAGTATAATTCCTAATGCTAATAATCGGCTATAGGTTTTTTGGGTCATTTCTGGTGT
The DNA window shown above is from Anabaena sp. WA102 and carries:
- a CDS encoding peptidase domain-containing ABC transporter; amino-acid sequence: MGYSLTAEEFYHYLPELQSINPKVGKFWTGKNVEPGIYIIITGKVRLLDDNEELITTLESGESFSEFTLFPQSKFEPYAARASANLQLCFLPEKLLLPLIAKYPQIREHLWEKAYSLLRNTDYTPIKPSSPENDNSDSTPYLTSESKISKAYFPSPRQRVGHLWQKVMGRYPFFAQQSGSDCGAACLVMVSRYWGKRFSVNRLRDIANVDRNGASLRGLLTAAESLGFATRPVKASLKQLGKQKLPAIVHWEGKHYIVVYEITAKYVIVADPAIGQRTLTHEEFNNDWTGYTLLLQPTAMLKETKETSTPFWQFFELIKPHSVVMLEVFIASIFIQIFGLITPLFTQLILDRVVVQRSELTLTAVGIGLLIFSLFRVAMTGLRQYLLDHIANRIDLALIVGFIRHTLRLPLSFFETRYVGDIISRVQENRKIQRFLSGEALSILLDLFTVFIYVGLMFWYSWKMALLALIIVPPFALLALIATPFLQRISREIFNAVAKESSYLIEALTGVRTVKATAVEQTVRWHWEELLNKEIKTNFSGQVIGNNLQIFSNTIEAVATTALLWFGAYLVIHNQLTVGQLVAFNMLLGNIIRPFQRLIVLWNQLQEVVIAVERINDVLDTEPEEDLQNQSRQNLPAIQGHIRFENVTFRYHPESDINILENLSFEIKPGQMVALVGRSGSGKTTISKLVFGLYPPTDGKVLIDGQDITSLSLRSFRQQIGVVDQDTFLFGGTIRENISLGHPGIPLSEVIAAAKMAGADEFIKKLPMGYESQIGEGGGLLSGGQRQRIAIARALLGNPKLLVLDEATSHLDTESERIIQQNFNTILKGKTTLVIAHRLSTVRNADLILVLDRGVLIESGTHEELMAKKGHYFYLNQQQLQTIT
- a CDS encoding helix-turn-helix domain-containing protein, whose amino-acid sequence is MLADQGITQAEICEILGCCPATARHWIHIARQGIAHQWQDCPIGRPKLVSNEYLQRLKELLCSNPRNYGHGSQHWTLNWLQKHLCEEFGFEVSDRHFKRLLKQMGLSTRPKPSHDGQNSPKSATEPKISIADLKKANTTDSSEIIPINFHKAVKDSDIYGAQYIRSISISATNQQYIGVFTNRRRILSLSSRTSIYQP
- a CDS encoding IS4 family transposase, which encodes MLPQSYQTIFRKHLSEQQYLTLEILLLLIQAHRQVKLSKLASLFPQPIKYESRKRNLQRFLGIGKLCVKLLWFPLIKYWIRQSLTPKQLNREQRRYFHKKQYQKYGYWMVALDRTQWKGRNIFMVTLVWGTHALPLYWETLNHVGNSNLQTQKRLIKTAIKLLKKCRIVVLADREFHSPKLAKWLDEQGVYFALRQKKNLYFQEKPEQEYQVLKNQGFKPGMSRFYEKVKCGKGDELGLFNIAVYWKRKYRNSGPKEPWYILTNLPTLQQTLCLYRCRWGIEQFFKDCKTGGYNLEDTKVNETRFLALVLLIVIAYSLATMHGQRMKKLGIETYAGRIQQHQDKYPRQSDFSFALYGQLWIYGMELWADLALNLINLKPHKRLFFQRGFQALSLMKQAL
- a CDS encoding WD40 repeat domain-containing protein, with the protein product MNNRQLLEVSEYVCLFGIISIGIVATVTQQVVYAVIPLSLSVALNLVNRPKFNYSQSQIEQLQTSLQNIPEEFYQVEKTMNTSNQRLEQIEDWRQQLSQIIDQTIESAINERLGKLEVYKQEISQVIDQEVQISMQIVNNRLQQLDISLESLNSTVDKDEYLRNIAELKTELSQINQQLQVFNSRFAEIETSIKNGNESNQQQLAELRDSQENQSQEFTQIHQQIEVVNSRFAEIDNSTQKLHQTILEQNQSIGEIKETQKSEISKNNDILDSINQRLTDGLTELDSLFTALVQPLQVENKSNSQTNSIPETASQEREGIPTINKLDSISNSINKSLKTLDVLTELNTWFNPSQLANESSIKESDNYQETLEVIPTTSSSNDNTEKLVFIGTLKGHKNKVLSVAFSPDGRFLASGSDDTIIKLWDLATQQHRTFEGHGEYSWSRGINSLAFSPDGKFLVSGSDDTIIKLWDVNLGIEVFTFTGHEERVNAVSFSPLGKILASGSKDKTVKMWSLKTGKEIYSFKSHTDDVLSVTFSPDGKLLASSAGGNDKSIKILQLAENKVKTLTGHSDWFGGITSLAFSPDGKTLISGSQDKTIKLWNLETSQEVKTLSGHSDHICSVAYSPNGQNFASASKDKTVKLWSVASGEEISSVKCTDSVIYSIAFSPDGKILAAGSGDTTITLFPIA
- the recN gene encoding DNA repair protein RecN — protein: MLLYLRIENFALIDHLELDFGVGLNVLTGETGAGKSIILDAIDAVLGGKVSSRVIRTGTNRAIVEATFSVTPPLAAWLSEQEIDLTDDHAVIISREIATTTSNIRSRSRVNGVLVNRPLMAGLRDSLVEITAQGQTVQVGQSAQVRDWLDLYGGDALLHKRQNVAAAFILYQQARQALEKRRTSERERLQQLDLLTYQVQELGAANLDDAQEMEQLNQERDRLNHVVDLQQMSYKVYQALYQDDQETRTAADLLADGEMTLTHMVEYDPQLQSLLELVRDAVAAVMEVGRQISIYGEGLEADPQRLEEVDERIRELKQICRKYGPTLTEAIAYYERIQTELAELNNSEQSIETLEQQEQLSLQALQQVSHQLTQLRRQTAANLESRLLAELKPLAMDKVKFQVEIVPISPAATGADKITFMFSPNPGEPIQPLTEIASGGEMSRFLLALKACFNQGNEVGTMIFDEIDVGVSGRVAQAIAEKLHQLSQGHQVLCVTHQPLVAAMADRHFRVDKLVINKARNSNDEQRTVVRVTSLDNLTTRREELAQLAGGKSANEAISFAESLLLQAANHREKGK